In Ferrimicrobium sp., a single window of DNA contains:
- the rsrA gene encoding mycothiol system anti-sigma-R factor: MNMDALRTTDGEPESEECRKVITQLYEFLDSELTDERRERVREHLDHCGSCLEAFEFEAELRAVIVSRAKEQVPESLMHKLAMLIEEEERLTPNQSSE, from the coding sequence ATGAATATGGATGCTTTGAGAACAACAGACGGTGAACCGGAGTCTGAGGAGTGCCGCAAGGTTATCACTCAGCTCTATGAGTTTCTCGACAGCGAGCTCACTGATGAGCGGCGTGAGCGGGTCCGCGAACATCTCGATCATTGTGGTTCGTGCCTTGAGGCCTTCGAGTTCGAGGCCGAACTCCGTGCAGTCATCGTCTCGCGTGCGAAAGAACAGGTTCCAGAGAGCCTGATGCACAAACTCGCCATGCTGATCGAAGAAGAAGAACGGCTTACGCCGAATCAAAGTTCGGAATAG
- a CDS encoding zinc-dependent metalloprotease, translating to MAAVIARQFAVTTAKVFAQRGSTYQSRTAGLRDYRGAALVAADVVERITGFALDPSSLVIEGVDRQGWAERNIDSYAALIQELTPRDRANSIGMAELNGVALGILLGNFSGKVLGQYDPAFVTGAPAVWMVDDNVDRFARNASLDPDEVALWVLVHELTHRGQFYGVPWFRERLLGLMNQLFRASTISPVDLLGDLFARLRGLGSGQPVDVATLLLPERLRSVAQDATTIMTVAEGHAEWVMRQVPTTIVPHREAFEGAIDARRNASGVAKLVAELSGLASKRSQYSLGLRFFEAIADVDVEAPRRVFSAPSALPTAEELREPTRWLRRMSLDGAPAGRPS from the coding sequence ATGGCTGCCGTAATCGCCCGCCAATTTGCCGTGACAACCGCCAAGGTCTTTGCCCAACGAGGTTCGACCTATCAGTCTCGCACCGCGGGGCTGCGCGATTACCGTGGGGCCGCGCTGGTTGCCGCAGATGTCGTTGAACGCATCACCGGGTTCGCACTTGATCCTTCTTCATTGGTGATCGAGGGAGTCGACCGACAGGGTTGGGCCGAACGCAACATCGACTCGTACGCCGCCTTGATCCAGGAGTTGACTCCACGTGATCGTGCGAACTCGATTGGAATGGCTGAGCTCAACGGGGTGGCACTTGGGATTTTGCTTGGCAACTTCTCAGGTAAGGTGCTCGGGCAGTACGATCCGGCCTTTGTGACAGGGGCACCGGCGGTCTGGATGGTCGATGACAACGTCGATCGTTTTGCGCGTAACGCGAGCCTCGATCCTGACGAGGTTGCGCTTTGGGTGCTGGTCCACGAGCTGACCCATCGTGGCCAGTTCTATGGTGTGCCTTGGTTTCGCGAGCGGTTGCTTGGGCTGATGAACCAGCTCTTTCGTGCCTCAACGATCTCCCCAGTCGATCTGCTTGGCGATCTCTTCGCTCGCTTGCGTGGCTTGGGCTCTGGCCAGCCAGTCGATGTCGCGACACTGCTACTCCCTGAGCGATTACGCTCGGTTGCCCAAGATGCTACCACCATCATGACGGTGGCAGAAGGCCACGCCGAATGGGTCATGCGGCAAGTCCCGACCACGATTGTTCCGCATCGCGAGGCATTCGAGGGTGCGATTGATGCACGACGAAATGCGAGTGGAGTTGCAAAGCTCGTAGCTGAACTTTCGGGGCTGGCCTCGAAGCGGAGCCAGTACTCGCTTGGATTGCGTTTCTTCGAGGCGATCGCCGATGTTGACGTCGAGGCACCTCGGCGCGTCTTTTCCGCGCCCTCAGCGTTACCAACGGCTGAGGAGCTTCGGGAGCCAACGCGTTGGTTGCGGCGTATGAGCCTTGACGGCGCACCGGCTGGGCGCCCGTCGTAG
- the tilS gene encoding tRNA lysidine(34) synthetase TilS, whose amino-acid sequence MLESRRDRIERQLHERGIALRDLVSRSHLDQWGSGPVRVGVSGGPDSMGLVILAWANGQRVHGVHVDHGLRPDSCHEGAMIADALASFGIGLTEYRILVDDGGNLEDRARQARLARLQGAATAHTMDDQAETVLANLLRGAGLIGLGAMQPGPRHPILGLRRSEMRAICEVAGVWVLDDPSNQDLRFVRNRVRAELIPLANAIVQRDVVPILARTAGQSRDYAQALDEVLGQHPNDPSGMPPVLARHRLNAQIVAGLGLRLTSAQLERVRQVAIGACRGHQIVGAIMVRRERGRLVFVSAEGVTLLGLDLT is encoded by the coding sequence ATGCTTGAGAGCCGTCGCGATCGGATCGAACGCCAACTTCACGAGCGGGGCATCGCGTTGCGTGACCTCGTGTCTCGTTCACACCTCGATCAGTGGGGGTCGGGTCCTGTGCGTGTCGGCGTCTCCGGCGGGCCAGACTCGATGGGTCTTGTCATCCTCGCCTGGGCCAATGGTCAACGAGTACATGGAGTCCACGTCGACCATGGACTTCGTCCCGACTCGTGCCATGAGGGTGCCATGATCGCCGATGCCTTAGCCTCATTCGGAATCGGACTTACCGAGTATCGCATCCTTGTCGATGACGGGGGCAACCTTGAAGACCGTGCTCGACAGGCGAGACTGGCCCGGCTCCAGGGAGCGGCCACTGCACACACCATGGATGATCAGGCCGAGACAGTGCTTGCCAATCTTTTGCGTGGTGCTGGGTTGATCGGGCTTGGAGCAATGCAGCCAGGACCTCGCCACCCGATTCTTGGACTGCGGCGTAGTGAGATGCGGGCAATCTGTGAGGTGGCTGGCGTGTGGGTGCTCGATGACCCGAGCAATCAGGATTTGCGTTTCGTTCGCAATCGAGTGCGTGCGGAGCTGATACCTCTCGCCAACGCTATCGTCCAACGTGACGTTGTCCCGATCCTTGCCCGAACTGCAGGGCAGTCGCGGGACTATGCCCAAGCGCTCGATGAGGTTCTGGGGCAGCATCCGAACGACCCCTCGGGTATGCCACCCGTCCTTGCTCGCCACCGGCTCAACGCCCAAATCGTCGCTGGTCTTGGACTGCGGCTCACGAGCGCACAACTTGAACGAGTGCGACAGGTGGCGATCGGTGCTTGCCGTGGTCATCAGATCGTAGGGGCGATCATGGTTCGAAGAGAACGAGGCAGGCTGGTCTTCGTGAGCGCCGAGGGCGTAACGCTCTTGGGCCTCGATCTTACCTGA
- the hpt gene encoding hypoxanthine phosphoribosyltransferase, producing the protein MGWRDEDRHLGEVVVSAERIAARVGELGEQITQDYQGRAPLLIGVLKGAFVFMTDLARAIDLPVSVDFMAVSSYGDATKTSGVVRIIKDLDIDLVDRDVILVEDIIESGLTLRYLLHNLRSRNPRSLRVCTLLLKEGEQRELVAPDYVGFSIPKEFVVGYGLDVAEEYRNLAYIVKYREKLS; encoded by the coding sequence ATGGGCTGGCGGGATGAGGATAGACACCTCGGCGAGGTGGTGGTCAGCGCTGAGAGAATCGCAGCGCGCGTCGGTGAACTTGGTGAACAGATCACGCAGGACTATCAAGGGCGCGCTCCTTTGTTGATCGGTGTTCTCAAGGGGGCATTTGTCTTTATGACCGATCTCGCTCGGGCAATCGACCTCCCCGTGAGTGTTGATTTCATGGCGGTCTCCTCCTATGGGGATGCGACGAAGACCTCTGGGGTGGTCAGAATCATTAAGGATCTCGATATCGACCTCGTCGATCGTGATGTCATTCTCGTCGAGGACATCATCGAGAGCGGCCTGACGCTTCGATATCTACTTCACAACTTGCGATCCAGAAACCCGCGGTCGCTGCGGGTGTGTACGCTCTTGCTCAAGGAGGGCGAGCAGCGTGAGCTGGTGGCCCCAGATTACGTTGGTTTTTCTATTCCGAAGGAGTTTGTCGTCGGTTACGGGCTCGACGTCGCTGAGGAGTACCGCAATCTTGCCTACATCGTGAAATATCGCGAGAAGCTATCGTGA
- a CDS encoding GTP cyclohydrolase I, with the protein MTSHDEAVEAVRQVLGYLEEYHGAKLDPDVIERTPHRWIAFLEDATRGMREPESTTARFELADSGMVKLSDVTFHSLCEHHLLPFFGAVSIAYRPTQFVVGISALVHIVERHAHRLQLQERMTRDIANEIAAATSSHEVSVMIEAEHLCMSMRGVAKPGTTVTTNVEVAQVAFTRTSHNIHKDGR; encoded by the coding sequence GTGACGAGCCATGACGAGGCGGTCGAAGCCGTTCGACAGGTCCTCGGGTATCTCGAGGAGTATCACGGCGCCAAGCTTGACCCGGACGTTATCGAGCGCACCCCACACCGTTGGATTGCCTTTTTGGAGGATGCAACGCGGGGGATGCGCGAGCCCGAATCAACCACGGCGCGGTTCGAGCTCGCCGATAGCGGCATGGTCAAGCTCAGCGATGTCACTTTTCACTCTCTCTGTGAGCATCATTTGCTCCCGTTCTTTGGTGCCGTGAGCATTGCGTATCGACCCACCCAATTCGTGGTGGGCATTTCGGCGTTGGTTCATATCGTTGAGCGCCATGCGCACAGGTTGCAACTTCAAGAGCGCATGACGCGAGATATCGCCAACGAGATCGCGGCCGCCACCAGCTCACACGAGGTCAGCGTCATGATCGAGGCCGAGCATTTGTGCATGTCGATGCGAGGTGTTGCCAAGCCCGGGACGACGGTCACGACCAACGTTGAGGTCGCTCAGGTTGCGTTCACCAGAACCTCGCACAACATCCACAAGGATGGTCGATGA
- the folP gene encoding dihydropteroate synthase gives MTSPYDVGSGVTVMGIVNVTPDSFSDGGRYLDTQAAIAHGYELFAQGASLVDVGGESTRPGARTVPEDEELRRVLPVVEALAERGTVSIDTRKADVARQALRAGATIINDVSASLVTVAADHGAGWVAMHAQGDPQTMQTEPRYVNVVEEVLRFLDNCRVKADRLGVSGIYLDPGIGFGKTVEHNLALLGNLARFRELGAPILIGVSRKSFLAGLTRLGLIGDPSDREEQSLAANIWAIANGASVVRVHDVAPIVEYLRLVEAIESATRAICVT, from the coding sequence ATGACGTCGCCTTATGACGTAGGATCTGGTGTGACGGTGATGGGCATAGTCAATGTCACTCCAGACTCGTTCTCCGACGGGGGTCGGTATCTTGATACCCAGGCAGCCATCGCCCACGGCTATGAGCTCTTTGCACAAGGAGCGAGCCTGGTCGATGTTGGAGGCGAGTCGACGCGGCCCGGAGCCCGCACGGTTCCCGAAGATGAGGAACTGCGCAGGGTGCTTCCGGTTGTGGAGGCGTTGGCCGAACGCGGTACCGTGTCCATTGACACCCGCAAAGCCGATGTCGCGCGCCAGGCGTTACGTGCGGGGGCGACCATCATCAATGACGTTAGCGCTTCACTCGTCACGGTGGCTGCCGATCACGGAGCCGGTTGGGTGGCGATGCATGCACAGGGTGACCCGCAAACGATGCAAACTGAACCGCGATATGTGAACGTTGTTGAGGAGGTGTTGCGATTCCTTGACAATTGTCGGGTTAAAGCCGACAGGCTTGGGGTCAGTGGGATCTATCTCGATCCGGGAATTGGGTTTGGCAAGACAGTGGAGCACAATCTTGCCTTGCTTGGCAACCTTGCTCGTTTTAGGGAACTCGGTGCTCCGATCTTGATTGGCGTGTCCAGGAAGTCGTTTTTGGCAGGGCTTACCAGGCTCGGTCTTATTGGCGACCCAAGTGATCGCGAGGAACAAAGCCTCGCGGCGAATATCTGGGCGATTGCGAATGGTGCATCGGTAGTGCGTGTTCACGATGTTGCGCCTATCGTCGAGTACCTTCGGCTCGTCGAGGCCATTGAATCTGCAACGAGGGCTATATGTGTGACGTAA
- a CDS encoding dihydroneopterin aldolase codes for MTRVGLTEAERAWPQPIEIGLRLEVVIGRGLGDDLNQTFDYSVLDRVIPEALDPAPKLLETIAERITLGIVQKADCSRVSLIQVTITKCRPPLQLETDGVKVTMRTPVLHGGVAAGS; via the coding sequence ATGACGCGTGTGGGCCTGACTGAGGCGGAGCGAGCCTGGCCACAGCCGATCGAAATCGGGCTGCGTCTCGAGGTCGTCATCGGGAGGGGTCTCGGCGATGACCTGAACCAGACCTTCGACTATTCGGTGCTCGATAGGGTCATCCCGGAGGCGCTGGACCCTGCACCAAAGCTGCTGGAGACGATCGCTGAGCGTATCACCCTGGGTATTGTGCAAAAGGCCGATTGCTCGCGGGTGAGCTTGATCCAGGTGACGATTACCAAGTGTCGGCCACCGCTCCAACTCGAGACCGATGGTGTCAAGGTGACAATGCGTACACCTGTTTTGCACGGAGGGGTGGCTGCCGGGTCGTGA
- the folK gene encoding 2-amino-4-hydroxy-6-hydroxymethyldihydropteridine diphosphokinase produces the protein MRVFLGLGANLRDPQRQMEGAIARLGQPLAASSLYRTAPVGGPAGQPDYLNAVITIAWDRSPFALLTLIHQIEADFGRERLVRFGPRTLDIDIVAIDGLTIESPSLTVPHPRAHERAFVLVPLAEVSSEYATILGWDGSSRAEVMNVANFDVESSTWVP, from the coding sequence GTGAGGGTCTTTCTTGGACTTGGTGCGAATCTTCGTGATCCGCAGCGCCAGATGGAGGGGGCGATCGCTCGCCTAGGGCAACCATTAGCGGCTTCGTCACTGTATCGAACGGCCCCGGTCGGTGGACCGGCTGGGCAGCCGGACTACCTGAATGCCGTGATCACCATTGCCTGGGATCGATCTCCGTTTGCGTTGTTGACGCTCATTCATCAGATTGAGGCCGATTTTGGCCGAGAGCGGCTGGTGCGTTTTGGCCCGCGCACGCTCGACATCGACATTGTGGCCATCGATGGCCTTACGATCGAGAGTCCATCCCTCACGGTTCCCCATCCAAGGGCGCATGAACGCGCCTTCGTGTTAGTTCCACTCGCAGAGGTTAGCTCCGAGTATGCCACCATCCTTGGGTGGGATGGAAGCAGTCGTGCTGAGGTGATGAATGTTGCGAACTTCGATGTCGAGAGCAGCACCTGGGTCCCGTGA
- a CDS encoding type III pantothenate kinase, giving the protein MSELLLTVDIGNTDTVFGFYDLVAPTPGRKAEDGLREHLRLATRLDRTVDEIYLLLRQFVDARGLSLTEDVTGVIISSSAPSATQAMIDLSKRWLERTPLVLGRGLDLGLRILYDNPNEVGPDRLADAVGAYDLYGGPTIVVDLGTATTFDVISVDGDYLGGAICPGVVVALDALVSRAAALRKVELVAPRSVVGKTTVESIQAGVLYGVKGQVAQIVADTEEIIGPATVIGTGGLAELLAPFIPVISRVEPWLTLHGLRLTFERNRHLAT; this is encoded by the coding sequence GTGAGCGAATTGCTTTTAACGGTTGACATCGGTAACACTGATACCGTCTTTGGTTTCTATGATCTGGTGGCCCCAACGCCTGGTCGAAAGGCCGAGGATGGGCTTCGTGAGCACCTTCGTCTTGCGACCAGGTTGGATCGCACGGTCGATGAGATCTACCTCTTGTTGCGCCAGTTTGTCGACGCACGCGGGCTTTCGCTTACCGAAGATGTGACAGGCGTTATCATCTCGTCGTCGGCCCCGAGTGCGACCCAGGCAATGATTGATCTCTCGAAGCGGTGGTTGGAGCGAACGCCACTGGTCCTCGGTCGTGGTCTTGACCTTGGGCTACGCATTCTTTACGACAACCCCAACGAAGTCGGTCCGGATCGACTTGCCGACGCGGTTGGCGCCTATGACCTTTATGGTGGCCCAACGATCGTCGTGGATCTCGGGACGGCAACCACCTTCGACGTTATCTCGGTCGATGGGGACTATCTCGGGGGCGCCATCTGCCCCGGAGTCGTCGTGGCCCTGGATGCACTGGTCTCGAGAGCGGCTGCCCTACGCAAAGTAGAGCTCGTGGCTCCTCGCTCGGTGGTCGGCAAGACCACCGTCGAATCGATCCAGGCAGGCGTGCTCTATGGCGTAAAGGGACAGGTCGCTCAGATCGTGGCTGACACGGAGGAGATCATTGGCCCGGCGACGGTGATCGGGACCGGCGGGCTCGCTGAGTTGCTCGCACCGTTTATCCCTGTCATCAGCAGGGTCGAGCCATGGCTGACCCTTCATGGACTTAGACTGACCTTCGAGCGCAATCGTCATCTGGCGACGTAA
- the lysS gene encoding lysine--tRNA ligase translates to MEHETDASLDEEIPYVVLGVEPIGPLRASFGDLGADTRTDRVVTIAGRLMRFRRQGKLAFGDLVDSTGRIQLLLRREATTDFERFVHERVLGDWIAVTGEIITSRSGELSVEVASWQLLARARRNFGDKWRGVSDPDIRYRQRYVDLWANPEVRKRLATRSRIITQLRHDLGERGFMEVETPILQPIASGAVARPFVTHHNALDTDLYLRIAPELYLKRLVVGGFERVFELGRDFRNEGLSPRHNPEFTMLEVYQAYTDVYGMIELTEMLISHAAMAAVGKLDVSCQGQMINLHPPFRRAAMEELVSEAVGRRVSLDDSREELARLGADHGVKVETTDGPGRIIFSLYEELVEGAIVEPTFVLDFPKEVSPLARDHRDPAKRGRVEQFDLVIMGREMGTAYSELNDPDEQRRRFIQQAEARLHGDDEAMLLDEDFLRALEHGMPPTGGLGIGVDRLVILLTDAPHIKEVIAFPALRPEAPATES, encoded by the coding sequence ATGGAGCATGAGACAGACGCATCGTTAGATGAGGAGATACCCTACGTGGTGCTTGGCGTGGAGCCAATCGGACCACTGCGGGCTTCGTTTGGCGACCTAGGGGCCGACACAAGGACAGACCGTGTCGTCACGATCGCCGGACGTCTGATGCGTTTTCGTCGTCAAGGCAAGCTTGCCTTTGGCGATCTTGTCGACTCAACCGGTAGGATCCAACTCCTGCTGCGACGGGAGGCAACCACGGACTTCGAGCGTTTTGTGCATGAGCGTGTCTTGGGAGACTGGATCGCGGTCACTGGCGAGATCATCACCTCGCGTAGCGGTGAACTTTCGGTGGAGGTGGCCTCATGGCAACTTTTGGCGCGCGCCCGCCGAAACTTTGGCGACAAGTGGCGGGGAGTGAGTGATCCTGACATTCGCTACCGGCAGCGGTATGTTGACCTGTGGGCAAACCCGGAGGTTCGGAAGCGTCTTGCCACGCGATCTCGCATCATCACCCAGCTCCGCCACGATCTTGGTGAACGCGGGTTCATGGAGGTCGAGACGCCAATTTTGCAGCCGATCGCCTCCGGCGCGGTGGCAAGACCCTTTGTCACTCATCACAACGCGCTAGACACTGATCTCTATCTGCGTATCGCGCCCGAACTCTACCTGAAGCGTCTCGTCGTTGGAGGTTTCGAACGGGTTTTTGAGCTGGGGCGAGATTTTCGCAATGAGGGTCTTTCGCCGAGGCACAACCCCGAATTTACGATGCTGGAGGTTTATCAGGCCTACACGGACGTCTATGGGATGATCGAGCTTACGGAGATGCTGATCTCTCATGCGGCAATGGCCGCCGTTGGCAAACTCGACGTCTCGTGTCAGGGTCAGATGATCAACCTGCACCCGCCGTTCCGAAGGGCGGCGATGGAGGAGTTGGTCTCGGAGGCGGTCGGACGTCGTGTGAGTCTTGATGATTCGCGTGAGGAGCTCGCTCGACTTGGAGCCGACCATGGAGTCAAGGTGGAGACGACAGATGGCCCTGGTCGGATCATCTTCTCGCTCTACGAGGAGCTGGTCGAGGGAGCGATTGTTGAGCCTACCTTTGTCTTGGACTTCCCGAAAGAGGTCTCGCCCCTAGCGCGTGATCATCGCGATCCGGCCAAGCGTGGGCGAGTTGAGCAGTTTGATCTTGTGATCATGGGTCGGGAGATGGGAACCGCGTACTCTGAGTTGAACGACCCAGATGAACAGCGTCGGCGATTCATCCAGCAAGCTGAGGCGCGACTGCACGGCGATGACGAAGCGATGCTCCTTGATGAGGACTTTTTGCGAGCGCTTGAACACGGCATGCCTCCCACGGGTGGACTAGGAATCGGTGTCGATCGATTGGTTATCCTTTTGACCGATGCTCCGCACATCAAAGAGGTGATCGCCTTCCCAGCACTTCGACCAGAGGCCCCAGCCACCGAATCCTGA
- a CDS encoding polyprenyl synthetase family protein → MSRSLATLEEQLRDAATTGDPMISEAATHLIAAGGKRVRPMISFAMAHALGWSPEEIASYSNAAIIQGAVAVELVHLASLYHDDVMDEANERRGVPSVNLKFGNLIAIVTGDFLLAKAAGISARLSQEIATLLADTLARMCEGQILEVAAAHRLDRNRAEYLAAIAGKTASLMAASARIPALLAGLTDDEVAIFTEIGESIGMVFQIRDDIMDIFAPKEILKKEPGQDLVEGVYTLPVILLLAKPNDAQALTRLLPNANTSRNLRQIAELLRSSGALEESLVVMEQYRDRVGELVTKLELYDFAWVTNLLNQLVESARSAVGQGIGILRLAT, encoded by the coding sequence ATGAGTCGCTCCTTAGCGACCCTCGAAGAGCAGTTGCGCGATGCTGCAACGACCGGTGACCCGATGATCAGTGAGGCGGCAACACACCTGATCGCAGCTGGAGGCAAGCGAGTCAGGCCGATGATCTCGTTTGCAATGGCTCACGCACTTGGCTGGTCTCCAGAGGAGATCGCTTCCTACTCTAATGCTGCGATCATCCAGGGTGCAGTCGCAGTGGAGCTGGTCCATCTTGCATCGCTTTATCACGATGACGTCATGGATGAGGCGAACGAACGGCGAGGGGTACCAAGCGTCAACTTGAAATTTGGCAACCTCATCGCGATCGTCACTGGAGATTTTCTGCTCGCCAAAGCCGCTGGCATCTCGGCGCGGCTGAGCCAGGAGATCGCAACGCTGCTCGCCGATACCCTTGCGCGGATGTGTGAGGGTCAGATCCTTGAGGTCGCGGCCGCCCATCGTCTTGATCGTAACCGCGCGGAATATCTCGCCGCCATCGCAGGCAAGACCGCCTCGTTGATGGCGGCCTCGGCGAGAATTCCAGCGCTCCTTGCTGGTCTCACCGACGACGAGGTAGCTATCTTCACAGAGATCGGCGAATCCATCGGCATGGTATTCCAGATTCGCGACGACATCATGGACATCTTCGCACCCAAAGAGATCCTGAAGAAAGAGCCTGGGCAGGACCTAGTCGAAGGTGTTTATACATTGCCGGTGATTCTCCTCCTCGCCAAGCCAAACGATGCTCAGGCGCTCACAAGGTTGCTCCCGAACGCCAATACCTCAAGGAATCTGCGCCAGATCGCCGAACTCCTGCGCTCCTCGGGTGCGTTGGAGGAGTCGCTCGTGGTCATGGAGCAATACCGCGACCGAGTCGGCGAACTGGTCACAAAGCTCGAACTCTACGACTTCGCCTGGGTGACCAATCTGCTCAACCAGCTGGTTGAGTCGGCACGCTCTGCGGTCGGCCAGGGCATCGGGATTCTGCGACTCGCCACCTGA